One Paracidovorax avenae ATCC 19860 genomic region harbors:
- a CDS encoding DUF350 domain-containing protein: protein MPFDWLHPAAFFGSILFALIGVLVFWISFIVIDKITPYDLWAEIVEKQNKALAMVVAAMCLGISIIVAAAIHGG from the coding sequence ATGCCATTCGACTGGCTGCACCCCGCCGCCTTCTTCGGCTCCATCCTGTTCGCGCTGATCGGCGTGCTGGTGTTCTGGATCAGCTTCATCGTCATCGACAAGATTACGCCCTACGACCTGTGGGCCGAGATCGTCGAGAAGCAGAACAAGGCCCTGGCCATGGTCGTGGCTGCGATGTGCCTGGGCATCAGCATCATCGTGGCGGCGGCGATCCACGGGGGGTGA
- a CDS encoding DUF4178 domain-containing protein — MADPQLQRHYRAPCPGCGAPVEFRSAQSTHAVCPYCQSTVVRSGEVLSRVGKMAEVFDDHSPLQLMASGRAVLDGREQPFTLIGRLQYKADTGTWTEWNAILEDGTTATLGEDNGGYVFTRPIEPGRELPAPERFRVGATTAINGVPYSVAANVQAHLVSAQGELPKLPPLGQPFSVVELRSEQGEVLSIDYSQAPPRVERGRAVRLEDLHMQGLREESAKDEKARQFSCPHCGAPVPVAFDTTKSLTCPSCASLIDISGGIGGELRHAVQDEPVQPLIPLGTTGLLEGVVWQVVGFQHRMGREPDDDESFGWDEYLLYNRQRGFAFLVDASDGWSLVRPATGAPKLSADGQTATYLQNPYRLDYQYRAETTYVLGEFYWPVERGQATQNRDYSSKGGRGRLSMEQTPREITWSVGSLVDSALVAQAFKLEGRKDLFKRDDAAPLASAGSLGGVGCVTVIIVAVVLVLLLLLFSRGCSSSCDPARENCTSSSYRSSGGSFGGWSSGGGHK; from the coding sequence CGATCCCCAACTCCAGCGCCACTACCGGGCGCCCTGCCCGGGCTGCGGCGCGCCGGTCGAATTCCGCAGCGCGCAGTCCACGCACGCGGTCTGTCCCTACTGCCAGAGCACCGTCGTGCGCAGCGGGGAGGTGCTGTCGCGCGTGGGCAAGATGGCCGAGGTGTTCGACGACCACAGCCCGCTGCAGCTCATGGCGAGCGGCCGCGCCGTGCTGGATGGGCGCGAGCAGCCGTTCACGCTGATCGGGCGGCTGCAGTACAAGGCCGACACGGGCACGTGGACCGAGTGGAACGCGATCCTGGAGGATGGCACCACCGCCACGCTGGGCGAGGACAACGGGGGCTACGTGTTCACGCGGCCCATCGAGCCGGGGCGCGAGTTGCCAGCCCCGGAGCGCTTCCGCGTGGGCGCCACCACGGCGATCAACGGCGTGCCCTACAGCGTGGCGGCGAACGTGCAGGCGCATCTCGTGTCGGCGCAGGGCGAACTGCCCAAGCTGCCGCCGCTGGGCCAGCCTTTCTCGGTGGTGGAACTGCGCAGCGAGCAGGGCGAGGTGCTGTCCATCGACTATTCGCAGGCACCCCCGCGGGTGGAGCGCGGCCGCGCCGTGCGGCTGGAAGACCTGCACATGCAGGGCCTGCGCGAGGAGTCGGCGAAGGACGAGAAGGCGCGCCAGTTCAGTTGCCCGCATTGCGGCGCGCCGGTGCCGGTGGCGTTCGACACCACCAAGAGCCTGACCTGCCCGTCGTGCGCGAGCCTGATCGACATCTCGGGCGGCATCGGGGGCGAGCTGCGGCATGCGGTGCAGGACGAGCCCGTGCAGCCGCTGATCCCGCTGGGCACGACCGGCCTGCTCGAGGGCGTGGTCTGGCAGGTGGTGGGCTTCCAGCACCGCATGGGCCGCGAGCCGGACGACGACGAGAGCTTCGGCTGGGACGAGTACCTGCTCTACAACCGCCAGCGCGGGTTCGCTTTCCTCGTGGATGCCTCGGACGGCTGGAGCCTGGTGCGGCCCGCGACGGGCGCGCCCAAGCTGTCCGCCGACGGACAGACCGCCACCTACCTGCAGAATCCCTACCGGCTGGATTACCAGTACCGCGCCGAGACCACGTACGTGCTGGGCGAGTTCTACTGGCCGGTGGAGCGGGGGCAGGCTACCCAGAACCGCGACTACAGCAGCAAGGGCGGCCGGGGCCGGCTGTCGATGGAGCAGACCCCGCGCGAGATCACGTGGTCGGTGGGCAGCTTGGTGGACAGCGCCCTGGTGGCCCAGGCGTTCAAGCTCGAGGGGCGCAAGGACCTGTTCAAGCGCGACGACGCGGCGCCCCTGGCGAGCGCCGGCAGCCTCGGGGGAGTGGGCTGCGTCACGGTGATCATCGTGGCGGTCGTGCTGGTCCTTCTGCTGCTGCTGTTCTCGCGGGGCTGCAGCTCCTCCTGCGATCCTGCGCGGGAGAACTGCACCTCGTCGAGCTACCGCTCCTCGGGCGGCTCCTTCGGGGGCTGGTCCAGCGGCGGCGGGCACAAGTAG